The stretch of DNA CAGCTCGGCGGCGCGCGGGATGTCCAGGCCCCGGGCCAGCAAGGCCGTCGCGGCGGCGGCCACCAGGCCTCCCGTATCGCTGTTGCGCTCAGGGAGCGCCTGCCAGGGCCAGGCCTGGGTCCGGCCGTCGGGGCCGAGCAGGAGGTTTTCCCGGTGGCCGGGGCGCATCGGCGCGCCCAGCACAAGGGCCCATTGCGCACCGCCCGCCAGCAGCGCGTGCGCGGGGCTGGGGGAGCCGCCGATATCGATGCTGCCGTCGGCCTGCCACTGGGCCAGGCGCAGATGCTCGACCACGACCAGCTGCGCCTGCGGCAGCAGCAACTCCAGCGTGGCTGCCAGCAGGTCGTCGGCGTCGTCCTGCTCCGACACATCGTCGCCGGCCGGGCCGCGCAGTCCCAGGTGCAGCACCAGGGGCACCTGGCTGTAGTCCGCCGCGATCTGCGCGGCCACGCTGGCGGTTTCGGTGCTGTACAGGCCGCCGATTTTGATCGCCTGTACGGGCATGTCTTCCAGCAGGCAGCGCGCCTGGTCGTCGAGCAACTCGGCCGAGACGGGATGGACCTCTTCCAGGCCGGCGGTGTCCTGCACGGTCAGCGCGGTCACGGCGGCCAGGCCGTGGCAGCCCAGGTTGGCACACGTGACGGCGTCTGCGGGCAGGCCGTCGGCGCCGGTCGGATCGAAAGGTCCGAAAATGAGCGCCAGGGGAGGGGATGCGGAGGAATTCACGGGTAATCAGCCGCGTTATGCCGCAGCGTGCTGGCTCGGGTTTAGGTAAGATCGGCCTTCATTCTAATGGATGCTCCCCGCTGCCAAGGCGATACCGGGGGCTGGAAATAGTGAGAACCATGCGTACCTGGATGTGTTTGATTTGCGGTTGGGTCTATGACGAGGAGGCCGGTTTGCCCGAAGAAGGCATTCCTCCCGGCACCAAGTGGGACGACGTGCCTCCCAATTGGGTCTGTCCCGAATGCGGTGCGCGCAAAGAAGATTTCGAACTGATGGAAATCTGATGGTGCCCTGGCGCAGGCCTGTCCTGGCCACGGCGGCATAAAGGCAAAGACATCATGACCGAAGACACGCACGATACCGAGCCGGACGACCATCGTCCGGCGGCCGGGCCGCCGGCCACGGATTTTTCCAACCAGTTCCTGCTGGCCATGCCTGCCCTGGTCGACGGCAACTTCGCCGGGTCGGTGGTCTATATCTGCGAGCATACGACGCGCGGCGCACTGGGCCTGATGATCAACCGGCCCACCGATCTTTTGCTGTCCGCCCTGCTCGATCGCATCGAGATCAAGGTCGAGAGCGCTCCGGCGCGCGACGATACCGTGTATTTCGGCGGCCCCGTGCAGACTGACCGCGGCTTCGTGCTGCATGCGCCGGCGGGGGAATACAACTCCAGCGTCAAGCTAGGCGAGCTCACGCTCACCACCTCGCGCGACGTCTTGCAGGCCGTGGCCGAAGGCGATGGGCCGCGGCGCATGCTGGTGGCGCTGGGATATGCCGGCTGGGGTGCCGGCCAGCTCGAATATGAAATAAGCCAGAACGCGTGGCTCAGTGTTGGCGCCGACTCGCGGATCATCTTCGACGTGCCGCCCGAGCAGCGCTATCCCGAAGCGCTCAAACTGCTGGGTGTGGACCCGATCATGCTGTCCGGGGGCGCGGGTCATGCTTGAGTAAAGCCATGATCGAGGAAACATTGCTTGGCTTTGACTTCGGCGAAAAGAAAATAGGCGTGGCCCTTGGCAACACACTTACGCGCCAGGCTCGTCCGCTCGAAATCATTTTCTCCGAAGTGCGCCAAGCCCGCTTCGGGCGCATCGCCAATCTCATTGGTCAATGGCAGCCGCAGCGTCTGGTGGTCGGACTGGCGCTGGCTTGCGATGGCGGCGAGCAGCTCGCCACGGCGCGCTGCCGGCGCTTTGCCAACCAGCTCGACGGCCGCTTCGGCCTGCCCGTAATGCTGGTCGACGAACGCGGGTCGAGCCTTCAGGCGCAGGACCTGCTGCAAAGCAATGCGCCCGACGACGCCATGGCCGCGATGGTCATCCTGCAGCGCTACCTCGACGCATTACCGTAACGTGACTCGGGGCCGGGTATGATGCAGCGCGGCTGCCTGTCCGCGGCCTCGGAGAAAGCTACTTGAACCTGCTGCGTTTCATCGCACGGCTCTGCCTGGTCGTACCTTGGATACTCTCGGGCCTGGTGATCATTGCCGTGGTCTATCCCTGGATCTCTCCCGTGCCGACCCGTGCCGCCATCAATCGCTGGTGGTCGCGCCGCCTGATGCGCCTGTGCGGCATCCGGATTTCCGTGATCGGCCAGGCCCGCATGTCCGGTCCCGTCCTGTGGGTGTCCAACCATGTATCGTGGATCGACATCTTCGTGGTCAACGCGGTGCGCGCCACGGCCTTCGTAGCCAAGTCCGAGATCCGGGCCTGGCCCGCCATCGGCTGGCTTGCCGCCGGCGCCGGTACGCTCTTCATCGACCGCGGCCAGCGCCACGCCGTGCACGATATGGGCAGCGCGATTCAGAAGTGTTTCGACAACGGCGAGGCCGTCGGCCTTTTTCCCGAAGGCACCACCACGCAGGGCTTCGGCCTGCGGCCTTTTTTCGCCAGTCTGTTCGAGCCCGCGCGCCAGGCCGGCGTCGATATCCAGCCTGTGGCCCTGCGCTTTTATCGCCATGGCGAGCGCAGCAGCTACGCTGCCTTCGTGGGCGAGGAAACCTTGGTGGCGAATCTGTGGCGCGTGCTTGGCGCGACAGGGCTGTCGGTCGATGTCGTGTTCCTGCCCATCCTGCGCACGGCGCCGGACTCAGCCGGCGAGACGCCCACGCGGCTGCATCTGTCGCACGCGGCGCGCCAAGCCATAGCCGAACAACTGGCCTATAGATAAGGCCCATAAATAGTCTGAACTAATTGCTGGCGCTGTGGTCAGATAGCGCATGGAAACCGAAGACGCCCGCCGGCTCAGCCCGGCCGAACAACACGAGCGCCGCCGCCAGGTCATTCGGGCGTACAAGCGCAAGCTCACCAAGCGGCAGATCGCGCGCGATGTGGGACTGAGTTATTCAGCCACGTGCAAGATCATCGACCGCTATAACGCTGGGGGCATGGCGGCGCTGGCGCCAGGTCAACGTGGCCGCAGCGCTGGCGACAAACGCGCACTGACCGTCGAGCAAGAAGCCACGATCCGTCAGACGATCTGCGACAACCGTCCGGAGCAGCTGAAGATGGAGTTCGCCTTGTGGAGCCGTGCCGCCGTGAAGGAGCTGATCGAGCGCGACTACCAGATCACCTTGCACCTGCGCTCGGTTGGAAAGTATCTGGCGCGCTGGGGCTTCACGCCGCAGAAGCCCATCAAGCGCGCCTATGAACAGTCGCCCGAAGCCGTGCGCACGTGGCTGGATGAAACCTATCCTGGCATCGCCGAACGCGCCAAATCAGAGGGTGCGGAGATTCACTGGGGTGATGAGACAGCGCTGGTGAACACCGATGTGCGTGGCCGCAGTTACGCCCCCAAAGGCAAGACGCCGGTAGCGATGGCAGTGGGTGGCACGCGCCAGAAGCTGTCCATGCTGGCCAGCGTGACCAACCAGGGCAAGGCGCGCTGGATGATCATCGACGGCAATTTCAATCACGAGAAGCTAATCGAGTTTTTCGAGGCCCTGGTCGCGGACACCGAGCGCAAGGTGTTTCTGATCCTGGACAACCTGGGCGTGCATCACTGCAAGCCGGTCAAGCAGTGGCTGGCCGAGCATGTCGATCAGATGGAGGTGTTCTATCTACCCAGCTACAGCCCCGAACTCAATCCGGAGGAACGTCTCAACGCCGATCTCAAACACGTTATCCGTCGCAAGGTACCGGCACGCACCAAGGCCAAACTTCGCGCCGCCACCGAAGCACATATGGCCGTGATCGGCAGCGAGCCGGAACGCGTCAAAGCCTACTTTCGCGATCCTCGCGTCAAGTACGCTGCTTGATACTGTTTAAGGGCCGAATCAATAGGGTTGACAAGCTCCAGGGACGCCTATTCCTGGCCCGGCGCCTGCGATTGCGCGCAGCGTATCTGAACCAGCTTGCGGTCTTGCATGCGCATGGCGGTCAGAGCGCCGCCCCATACGCAGCCTGAGTCCAGGCAGATCACGTCCTCGCGCTGGTACAAGCCCAGCGTGGACCAATGTCCGAACACGATGGTCACCCCGCGCGTGGCCCGCTCGGGTACGTCGAACCAGGGGATCAATCCGGGCGGCCAGGCATCGGGCGCCACCTTGGCGCTGAAATCCATATGCCCCTGCGGCGAGCACAGCCGGATGCGCGTGAGCGCGTTGATGATCACCCGCAG from Bordetella sp. FB-8 encodes:
- a CDS encoding bifunctional hydroxymethylpyrimidine kinase/phosphomethylpyrimidine kinase, whose amino-acid sequence is MNSSASPPLALIFGPFDPTGADGLPADAVTCANLGCHGLAAVTALTVQDTAGLEEVHPVSAELLDDQARCLLEDMPVQAIKIGGLYSTETASVAAQIAADYSQVPLVLHLGLRGPAGDDVSEQDDADDLLAATLELLLPQAQLVVVEHLRLAQWQADGSIDIGGSPSPAHALLAGGAQWALVLGAPMRPGHRENLLLGPDGRTQAWPWQALPERNSDTGGLVAAAATALLARGLDIPRAAELALQHAAQAIAAAFLPGMGKRIANRVGTRG
- a CDS encoding rubredoxin; the protein is MRTWMCLICGWVYDEEAGLPEEGIPPGTKWDDVPPNWVCPECGARKEDFELMEI
- a CDS encoding YqgE/AlgH family protein gives rise to the protein MTEDTHDTEPDDHRPAAGPPATDFSNQFLLAMPALVDGNFAGSVVYICEHTTRGALGLMINRPTDLLLSALLDRIEIKVESAPARDDTVYFGGPVQTDRGFVLHAPAGEYNSSVKLGELTLTTSRDVLQAVAEGDGPRRMLVALGYAGWGAGQLEYEISQNAWLSVGADSRIIFDVPPEQRYPEALKLLGVDPIMLSGGAGHA
- the ruvX gene encoding Holliday junction resolvase RuvX gives rise to the protein MIEETLLGFDFGEKKIGVALGNTLTRQARPLEIIFSEVRQARFGRIANLIGQWQPQRLVVGLALACDGGEQLATARCRRFANQLDGRFGLPVMLVDERGSSLQAQDLLQSNAPDDAMAAMVILQRYLDALP
- a CDS encoding 1-acyl-sn-glycerol-3-phosphate acyltransferase, giving the protein MNLLRFIARLCLVVPWILSGLVIIAVVYPWISPVPTRAAINRWWSRRLMRLCGIRISVIGQARMSGPVLWVSNHVSWIDIFVVNAVRATAFVAKSEIRAWPAIGWLAAGAGTLFIDRGQRHAVHDMGSAIQKCFDNGEAVGLFPEGTTTQGFGLRPFFASLFEPARQAGVDIQPVALRFYRHGERSSYAAFVGEETLVANLWRVLGATGLSVDVVFLPILRTAPDSAGETPTRLHLSHAARQAIAEQLAYR
- a CDS encoding IS630 family transposase, with amino-acid sequence METEDARRLSPAEQHERRRQVIRAYKRKLTKRQIARDVGLSYSATCKIIDRYNAGGMAALAPGQRGRSAGDKRALTVEQEATIRQTICDNRPEQLKMEFALWSRAAVKELIERDYQITLHLRSVGKYLARWGFTPQKPIKRAYEQSPEAVRTWLDETYPGIAERAKSEGAEIHWGDETALVNTDVRGRSYAPKGKTPVAMAVGGTRQKLSMLASVTNQGKARWMIIDGNFNHEKLIEFFEALVADTERKVFLILDNLGVHHCKPVKQWLAEHVDQMEVFYLPSYSPELNPEERLNADLKHVIRRKVPARTKAKLRAATEAHMAVIGSEPERVKAYFRDPRVKYAA